Genomic DNA from Labilibaculum sp. DW002:
TCAAAAAAGATTTTGATAAACTATTTGAAAGTTACGCGCCTTTAGGAGCCACAATGAAACGACTGGAGCGAAAAATTAACGTTGCAGAGCAAAAGTATTTATCCTTGCTAGAAAGTTTAAATAAGGCAAAGCTTAAACAGCAAAATATCGAATTAAATTCGAATTTAAAGATTGTTACACCTCCATTTTTTCCTATCGAAGCAAGGGCTAGTAAAAGAAAATTCTTGATCATTATCGCATTCATGATTGGATTTGTTATACCTGCTTTTATCATTATCGTATTAGAGTTTATAGATACTAGTATCAAGACAGTTGCAAGAGCTGAGGATGCAATTGGTTATAAGGTTTTGGCTATGTTTCCAAACCTTCTTCATCCAAATAAAAATTTAGATGTCGATTTTGTGAAAAAGCGAACATTGGAAATCATGATTAGGAAGCTTTTACTGCTAAAATCAGCAGCAAGAGGTGATAATCAACCTGTTCAAATGACACTTTTTAGCAATCAAAAAGGGGAAGGGAAGAGCTTTGTTTTTGACTTGTTGGTGAATAAATTAAATGATCTAGGTTATAAGTGCTTGTATCTAACCCATAACAATATCGAACCAAAGGCATCGGATGTGCGAAAATCATATGAAATTACACCAATGTTTCATAGAGCCAAAACGATAAGTCAATTGGTTGGCTATGATATTAAGAAAGAGGATTATGATTATGTTTTTGTTGAAATTCCAGATGTGATGAAAAACACTTATCCTGTTGAATTGGTTGGAGAGTCAGATTATGCAATAATGATGGTTAGAGCAAACAGAGCTTGGTCTTCTGCAGATGTAAATTCATTAAATGATTTTAAATCAGTCGCAAAAAAAGACACAATCCAAATTCTATTAAATGGTGTTGAATTAACAGAAATGGAAAATATATTGGGTGATCTTCCAAAAAAACGATCATATTTTAGACGCTTTATCAAGAATGCATTGCGTTTAAGGTTTTATACGAAGACCAATATTTCTTAGTAAGCAGTTAACGATATTAATGTAAAAAGACTACTAAAAGCCTAACTTAATGAAGGTAAATCAATTAAAGGTTGGTGCAATATTATCCTATGTAGTAATGGGCTTAAGCAATGTCGTTGGATTGCTTTATACTCCTTACATGCTTCGTATGATGGGGCAAAGTGAGTATGGTCTATATTCATTGGTGGCATCGGTAGTTGCTTACCTTACAATTCTTGATTTGGGTTTTGGAAATACTATAATTAGATACACTGCTAAGTTTCGTTCCGAGGGAAAAACAGAAGAACAGTATTCCATGTTTGGAATGTTTATTCTTCTTTATGGTGCGATAGGTTTCATTGTTTTAGTGCTGGGAATGGTTTTGTATTTTAATATTGAATCGATATACGGTGGCACCTTAACAGCTGATGAATTGGATAAGGTCCATACATTGGTCTTGTTAATGGTTTTTAATCTGGTTTTTACTTTTCCAGTAAGTATTTTCGGTTCGATTGTAACGGCTTACGAGAAGTTTATTTTTCAAAAGGTTATACAGGTTGTTCGAATTATTTTGAATACGGGAATTATGATTGCCTTATTGGAAATGGGATATCGTGCGATTGGTATGGTTGTATTAATAACCATCTTTAATGTCACTACTCAGTTGGTTAATTTATGGTATTGTAAATATAAAATCAAAATTAAAATATACTTCAAAAAATTCGAGTGGAAATTTTTTAAAGAGCTTGCCGGTTATTCATTTTATATTTTTCTAGGAGCTATTATTAATCGTCTTTATTGGAGTTCGGGACAATTGGTTTTAGGAGCTAATGTAGGTACTGCAGCCGTTGCAATATTTGCTGTAGGAATCCAGTTAGAACAGATGTATATGGGCTTTTCAACTGCCATTTCGGGTGTTTTTCTGCCGAAAGTTACAGCAATGGTTAGTCAATCGAAATCAGATAAAGAAATATCCGACTTGTTTATACGAACAGGTAGAATTCAGTTCATTGTAATGTCTTTTATATTAGCTGGATTTATTCTCTTTGGGAAACAGTTTATTCACTTGTGGGCGGGTGCAAATTACGCGGATACTTACTTAATTACTTTGTTGTTTTTTATACCACTAACCATTCCATTAATTCAAAATTTGGGAATAATTATTTTAGAAGCACGCAACAGAATTAAGTTTCGAGCTTTAGTATATATCTGTATAGCTGCATTTAGTGTCGCATTGCAACTGATTCTTGTTGATACATATGGAGGTATTGGATGTGCTATTGCAATTTGTGCTGGATTGGTTCTTGGTCACCTTGTGGTTATGAATATCTATTATTATAAAAAGCAGGAAATTGATATTCCTAAATTTTGGAAAGAAATTGGGAAAATGTCTATTTCTCCATTGGTTATAGGGCTTCTTACTTATGTAATTTTACAAAGTATAGAACTTGATACCGTTGTTAGTCTTGCTTCTGGAATTATTTTGTTTGCAATAATTTACATTCCTGTTTTTTGGTTTACATCAATGAATCAGTACGAAAGAGATTTATTATACAAACCAGTAATGGGTGTTGTCTCACGCTTCAAATCTTTGAGATAGAATTAGAGGAATTAAAAGAAAATTAAAAAGACGCTATATGGCATCATTTAAAGAAAAAATAAAGAATCTGCTACCTCAAAAGTTGATGTACATGTATTATCTAAATACTGCCAAGAAGGCTAGTATGTACGATTTAAGAAGACGTGTACATGATAAGGTGTATAATGATTCACATATCGAAAAAGTGAAACGAGATTTAGCTCTTGCTTATCACATTGTTGAGAAAGGACTTACTATGCCTGAACCACGTCCAGGATTTGGTAAAGCGGTTGTGTTCAGTTTGATCGGTACTGTTGAGAAATATCAAAATCTGAATCTTCCACTTGAAGATATGGAGTTTGTACAATCAGTTTCCGTACTAAAAGAATATTTGGAATTCCATCAAGAAATCAATTTTAAGCTAGATGAAGCTTTAGAAAAAAAGCTAACGGATTTAAACGAGAAATTTAAAAATGTAGAAGGATTAAAACAGATAAAGATTACAAGGAAAGAATTTTTTGGAGATAAGAATAAGTCTTTTGATCAATTTTGTAAATCAAGGTATTCAGTTCGTAATTATACAAAAGAAGAAGTGCCTTTGCCATTGTTGTATGAATGTATTGATTTAGCTCAACGATCTCCTTCGTTTTGTAATCGTCAACCTAATAGAGTGCACATCGTAAAATCGAAGGAGCAGAAGGAAGGAATTTTAAACATTCAAAATGGCAATCGTGGTTTTGGACATTTGGCAGAAACCCTTTTGGTTATTACTTCTGTAGTATCAACAACTAAAGATATTCATGAGAGATTTGAAAATCATTTAAATGGTGGGTTGTTTAGTATGACTCTTCTAAATGCATTGCATTTTAATGAGATTGGAGCTTGCTCGCTAAATTGGAGTGTTTCTGATGATAAGGATATGAAATTGCGTGAGGTGATTGAAGTTCCTGAAAATGAGGTGGTATTGATGATCATTGCCTGTGGTTATCTGCCAGAGGAATTTGCGATAGCTTCATCGCCTAGAAAAACTGCAAGAGAAATAACTGTTGCGCATTAAATGAATTACAGCATCGGATATTGTATTACTTTAAGAATGGAATTATGAAAATTGGAATTATTACTTTACCCTTTAATTGGAATTATGGCGGAATTTTACAGACCTATGCTTTGCAATTAGCTTTAAAGAAATTAGGACATGATTCTTATACCATTAATAGAAATACAGAACCAATGTCTTTGAAATTAAAGATCTTGTCGTTTACAAGACGCGTAATTTTAAAAAATTTATTTGGAAAAGATGTTGTTGTTCGAACCTGGCCTACAAAACAGGAAGAAAAAGAAATTAGACAACATACGGATCGTTTTATAAATGAGAATATTCAATTAACAGAATTGCTAAATACCGAAGCTGATTTTAAAAACATAGCTTCTTATCAATTTAAAGCATACGTTACAGGTAGTGACCAAGTATGGCGACCTAAATATTCGCCAATAATGGAAAATCATTTTTTGAAATTTTTGGGTTCCGACAAAGAGACTAAGCGTGTTGCATACGCAGCATCTTTTGGTGTTGATAATTGGGAGTATTCACCAAGTCAGACTAAGAATTGTGCAAAATTGGCTCAGCAATTTAATGCGATTTCAGTTCGTGAAGATTCAGGTGTTGAATTGTGTAAAGATCAATTAGGTGTCAAAGCTACTGTATGTTTGGATCCTACGATGCTAATCGAGAAGGAAGAATATGTTAAGCTGGTAGAAAAGGATCAAATTCCTCAGTTGCCAGGTACACTTTTAAATTATATTTTGGATTTGACTCCAGATAAAAAGAAAATTCTTGATCAAGTAACCGACGAGTTAAATATTAAACCTGTTTCAATCATGCCAAAAGGTATTTTTCGAGAAATGGGTAAGCAGCGACTAAAAGATTGTATTTGTCCTCCTGTAACCAATTGGTTAAGAGGATTTATGGATGCGGAATTTGTTGTGACAGATTCATTTCATGGAACCGTTTTTTCAATCATTTTTAATAAGCCATTTATTGCAATTGGAAATGTAAAAAGGGGAGTAACTCGCTTTAGTTCACTTCTAAAAATACTCGGATTAGAGGATCGCTTGGTATTAAAATACGATGAAAGTATACTTGATAAAATCAAAACTCCGATTAATTATGAAGAAGTAAACAAGGTTTTGGTTGAGAAGAAAAAAGAAGCCTACGATTTTTTAGAAAGTTCATTAGCTAGTAATTAAACAGATTTACAATTAGAATGCTTTTGCAGATAAAAGAATTAAATGGATAACACTTTTGATAAAAAACATGGTCATGAGCTTCTAAAAAAGCCTCAATTTTTCTTCGGCATGCTGCTAATTATGTCGCTGCTAGGATATGTTGTGGCTAAGGGAGGTGTGGTTTCCGGTATCGGAATCTTGGCTATGCCTATTGTTATCAGTTATGTCTATCTTATTTTTGCAATTCCGAATACAGGAATAATAGGTATTTATATTTTAAATTTTGTTGCCATTGGAATTGTTCGATATGTGAAAGGAGTTCCACTGGGTTTAACTATCGATGCCCAGTTTCTATTGATATATCTTGCACTTTTTTTCAAGACTTTTTTCCACAAAATACCATGGGCTAATGCTAAAAATGATTTAGTCTTATTAGCAGCTATATGGTATGGCTATGCTTTGGTACAGTTAGTGAATCCTGAGGCTGCAAGTCGTATTGCCTGGTTTTATGCAATGCGATCTGTCTCTTTGTATATGCTTTTTACGGTTCCTTTAATTTTCATTCTTTTTCATAAAAAAAAGGATCTAGAATTACTCTTCAAAATTTGGGCTATTCTATCAATTTTAGCAACAATAAAAGGCATTGCCCAAAAGATGTTTGGAGTAGATGCTTTTGAACAAGCTTGGCTTGATGCGGGGAATGCAAGTACGCATCTTTTATTTGGCAAACTTAGGGTGTTTTCATTCTATTCTGATGCTGGTCAATTTGGAGCAGCTCAAGGACATGCTGGCGTTGTATTTATTCTGTTAGCACTAAGTCAGAAGCGATCTCGGCGATTAAAAATATTTTATATTATTGCAGGTGTACTTGGCTTGTATGGTTTAATGATATCGGGAACAAGAGGAGCAATTGCTGTTCCTGTAATGGGCTTTGCATTGTATACCGTTTTGCAGAAAAAAACAAAGCTGGTTCTTATGGGGGCAATAATGGGAATTAGTGTTTTGGTTTTTTTTAAATACACCACCATTGCACAAGGAAATCCTACGGTACGAAGAATGCGTACAGCATTCGATCCTAATAATCCATCGCTTCAGGTTCGCCTAGCAAACCAAAGAAAACTAAAATCATATTTGGCTTCTAGACCGCTTGGAGGAGGTATTGGTTCTGCTGGAAATTGGGGCCTAAGATTTACACCACATACATTTTTAGCAAATACAGCAACGGATAGCTGGTATGTTATGATTTGGGCAGAGCAGGGCGTTATTGGCCTTTGGTTGCACCTGTTTATTTTGTTTTATATTCTAACCAAATCGGTTTATATGATCATGTTTAAATTAAAAGATGAGGAAATAAAAGGAATGCTAAGTCCTCTGGTCTGTGGATTTTTTGGAATTATGGCAGCCTCTTATGGCAATGGAGTGCTAGGGCAAATGCCAACAGGATTGCTAATTTATTCGAGTATGGGTTATCTCTTTTTAGGTACGAAATTAGAAAAAGAGAATTTGGCAATCAAGGCAAAAGAACAACTTGAATTAGCGCAATGCAACAAGTAAAAAAGAACTACTAGATTATTATATATAAATGATTTTATGAATATTTCGGGAAAGTGTTTTATTGATTAATTGACTGTTAGTTATTTAAATGTCATCCCGAAAAATAAACTAAAGCATATGGAATACAGGAATATATCAGATTTAAATCAGACCATACTTAAAAGGTTAGATGTGCTACCGCGCGATTTTGATTTAATAGTTGGCATCCCTAGAAGTGGCATGCTTCCTGCAAATTTATTAGCGCTTTACCTTAATAAACCTTATACGGATATTGATTCATTTTTAAATGGTCATATATATAAAGCTGGAGAACGAGGACAGTTTTTCGATATCAAAGAATTTAAAAAAGTTCTTGTTGTTGATGATAGCATTGCGTCAGGTTCAGCAATGAAGAAAAGTCAGAAAAGGCTGGAAGAAGTAGCGGAAAATTTCGATTTAAAATACTGTGCTATTTATGTTGTTCCAGGAAAAGAAAAATTGGTCGATTATTATTTTGAATCAGTGGCTTTGCCTAGATATTTTCAATGGAATGTATTTAATCATACCACGCTTGAAAAGGCTTGTTTTGATATTGATGGTGTACTTTGTGTGGATCCAACAGAAGAGCAAAATGATGATGGAGAAATATATACAGATTTTGTATTGAATGCTCCGCCATTGTATATTCCTGGTGCTAAAATTGGAACCATTGTAACATCACGTCTCGAGAAATATAGAAAAGAAACCGAGATTTGGTTGGACAAACACAATGTGAAGTACAACAAGCTTGTTATGCTCGACCTTCCAAATAAAGAGGCACGACAAAAAGCAAATAGTCATGGACAACACAAGGCTAAAACATATGCTTCTGAACCCTACGTTTTAATGATTGAAAGTGATTTGGGTCAATCAATAGAAATAAATCGCCTGACCAAAAAACCAGTTTTGTGTACTGCAAATTTTGAAATGATTTTTGATTCGCAATCACTTAAGTACAATATTAAAAGTGGGAAGTATTTTCCTTTCTTAAGAAAAATTGCTTTAAAAGTCAGGGATAAAATACGTAACAATTAAACCTGATAAAGGATAATAAAAGGTAGAGCTATTGACACTAAATTGGATAAGGATGAGTAACAAAAAAAATATTGTTTGTGTATCAAATACTACATGGGAAGGTTTTTATACTAAATCAACAGTGCAATTGGTTTCCTTACTTGCGAAATCTAATAATCTGCTCTTTGTAGAATATCCTTTTACCATTAAAGATTTGATTTTTACCTTAATGGGAAAGGGAAGAGCTCCTGTTGCTAGAATGTTAGGTCTAAAAAGCCGCTTGGTTAAAAAGAATTCTACATTTAACACAGAAGTAAATCATTTGGTTTTACCTCCTCTGCTTCCATTTGCATTTTTTAAAAATGAGAAGTTATATCAGTTCTTTTTAAATCTCAATAGCTTTTTTTATGCAAGATCTATTAAAAGAGCTTTGCGAAAACTAAATATGACAAAGCCTGTTTCCGTAAATGCCTACAATGCCATTTATGGTAATGCATTGCTTAATAAAATCGGTGAAAAACTCAATATTTACTATTGCTATGATGGACCAGATGTGAGAAGATATGGTGACAGAGCCATTGTTTCAGATCATTCCTTTGCCGAAAATGTGGATGGTGTAATTACAACGTCTGATTTTTTAGCCGAGTCTATGAATCATCTTAATCCTCAAACGAAGGTGGTTAAGAATGGAGTAGATTTTCAAGTATTTAATAAATCAGCAAAAAGTTCTTTAAGAGGAGCCGTAAAAAAGAAAGTTGGATACATTGGAAGTCTTGATCATCGCTTTGACCTAGAAACCGTAGAATATACAATTCAGCAATTGGCTGATTATGAATTCGAGTTTGTAGGTGATTTAATGAATAAGAAAATTCATGAGGTATTGGCTCATTATCCTAATGTTACTTTTTTACCACCGGTTAAACCTCACGAAGTTCCTGATCTTTTAAAGGATTGTGATGTTGGTTTGATTCCTTATTTGTGCACCGAATACACAAAAAATATTTATCCATTAAAGATTAATGAATATTTATCGGTTGGGGTTCCTGTAGTTCTTACCTCTTTTGCTCACCTACCTGAATTTGATGGGGTAGCTAATTTTACGACTACTAAAGAAGCATTTTGTGAGGCGATTAAATCTGAGATTGAGTTGGATACGGAAGCTAAAATTAAGGAGAGAATAGAATATGCTAAAGGAACTTCTTGGGAAAGTAGAGCGGTAGATTTCGAGAAAATTATAGATGGTTTTCTAATAGAATCAAACAAGAATAACTGATTTCCGTAGGAGATATTTAATATCAAAGACAACTATTATGGACGTACTATTCATCATTTTATATTTAATTGAACTAGTAATTTATATTTACTTGGGAGTGGCTGCAGTATATGTGTTTATTTTTGCCTTGGCAGGAATATTTCCGCATAAGCAAAAGCAAGCTAAAAGTACAAAACAACGGAAATTTGCAGTGCTTATTCCAGGCTATAAAGAAGATGCAGTGATTGTGGATGTTGCTAAAGATGCATTGAAGCAAGATTATCCTCAAGACTCGTATGAGGTAATCGTAATTGCCGATTCTTTTAGTGCAGATACGTTGAAGAAATTGAGAGAATTAGCCATTCGTGTTGTAGAGGTATCATTTGAAGTAAGTACAAAATCGAAAGCATTAAACAAAGCCATGGCAACCATAGGTGACAATTACGATGTCGCATTAGTTCTTGATGCGGATAACTTAATGGCGCCAGATTTCATTACCAAAATAAATACTGCATTTGATAATGGATTCTCTGTTGTTCAGGGACACAGGGCTGCAAAGAATTTAAACAATTCATTTGCAATATTAGATGCAATTAGTGAAGAGGTAAATAATCATATTTTTAGAAAAGGTCA
This window encodes:
- a CDS encoding nitroreductase family protein, which codes for MASFKEKIKNLLPQKLMYMYYLNTAKKASMYDLRRRVHDKVYNDSHIEKVKRDLALAYHIVEKGLTMPEPRPGFGKAVVFSLIGTVEKYQNLNLPLEDMEFVQSVSVLKEYLEFHQEINFKLDEALEKKLTDLNEKFKNVEGLKQIKITRKEFFGDKNKSFDQFCKSRYSVRNYTKEEVPLPLLYECIDLAQRSPSFCNRQPNRVHIVKSKEQKEGILNIQNGNRGFGHLAETLLVITSVVSTTKDIHERFENHLNGGLFSMTLLNALHFNEIGACSLNWSVSDDKDMKLREVIEVPENEVVLMIIACGYLPEEFAIASSPRKTAREITVAH
- a CDS encoding phosphoribosyltransferase family protein, which gives rise to MEYRNISDLNQTILKRLDVLPRDFDLIVGIPRSGMLPANLLALYLNKPYTDIDSFLNGHIYKAGERGQFFDIKEFKKVLVVDDSIASGSAMKKSQKRLEEVAENFDLKYCAIYVVPGKEKLVDYYFESVALPRYFQWNVFNHTTLEKACFDIDGVLCVDPTEEQNDDGEIYTDFVLNAPPLYIPGAKIGTIVTSRLEKYRKETEIWLDKHNVKYNKLVMLDLPNKEARQKANSHGQHKAKTYASEPYVLMIESDLGQSIEINRLTKKPVLCTANFEMIFDSQSLKYNIKSGKYFPFLRKIALKVRDKIRNN
- a CDS encoding polysaccharide pyruvyl transferase family protein, which gives rise to MKIGIITLPFNWNYGGILQTYALQLALKKLGHDSYTINRNTEPMSLKLKILSFTRRVILKNLFGKDVVVRTWPTKQEEKEIRQHTDRFINENIQLTELLNTEADFKNIASYQFKAYVTGSDQVWRPKYSPIMENHFLKFLGSDKETKRVAYAASFGVDNWEYSPSQTKNCAKLAQQFNAISVREDSGVELCKDQLGVKATVCLDPTMLIEKEEYVKLVEKDQIPQLPGTLLNYILDLTPDKKKILDQVTDELNIKPVSIMPKGIFREMGKQRLKDCICPPVTNWLRGFMDAEFVVTDSFHGTVFSIIFNKPFIAIGNVKRGVTRFSSLLKILGLEDRLVLKYDESILDKIKTPINYEEVNKVLVEKKKEAYDFLESSLASN
- a CDS encoding lipopolysaccharide biosynthesis protein, translated to MKVNQLKVGAILSYVVMGLSNVVGLLYTPYMLRMMGQSEYGLYSLVASVVAYLTILDLGFGNTIIRYTAKFRSEGKTEEQYSMFGMFILLYGAIGFIVLVLGMVLYFNIESIYGGTLTADELDKVHTLVLLMVFNLVFTFPVSIFGSIVTAYEKFIFQKVIQVVRIILNTGIMIALLEMGYRAIGMVVLITIFNVTTQLVNLWYCKYKIKIKIYFKKFEWKFFKELAGYSFYIFLGAIINRLYWSSGQLVLGANVGTAAVAIFAVGIQLEQMYMGFSTAISGVFLPKVTAMVSQSKSDKEISDLFIRTGRIQFIVMSFILAGFILFGKQFIHLWAGANYADTYLITLLFFIPLTIPLIQNLGIIILEARNRIKFRALVYICIAAFSVALQLILVDTYGGIGCAIAICAGLVLGHLVVMNIYYYKKQEIDIPKFWKEIGKMSISPLVIGLLTYVILQSIELDTVVSLASGIILFAIIYIPVFWFTSMNQYERDLLYKPVMGVVSRFKSLR
- a CDS encoding glycosyltransferase; this translates as MSNKKNIVCVSNTTWEGFYTKSTVQLVSLLAKSNNLLFVEYPFTIKDLIFTLMGKGRAPVARMLGLKSRLVKKNSTFNTEVNHLVLPPLLPFAFFKNEKLYQFFLNLNSFFYARSIKRALRKLNMTKPVSVNAYNAIYGNALLNKIGEKLNIYYCYDGPDVRRYGDRAIVSDHSFAENVDGVITTSDFLAESMNHLNPQTKVVKNGVDFQVFNKSAKSSLRGAVKKKVGYIGSLDHRFDLETVEYTIQQLADYEFEFVGDLMNKKIHEVLAHYPNVTFLPPVKPHEVPDLLKDCDVGLIPYLCTEYTKNIYPLKINEYLSVGVPVVLTSFAHLPEFDGVANFTTTKEAFCEAIKSEIELDTEAKIKERIEYAKGTSWESRAVDFEKIIDGFLIESNKNN
- a CDS encoding O-antigen ligase family protein, whose translation is MDNTFDKKHGHELLKKPQFFFGMLLIMSLLGYVVAKGGVVSGIGILAMPIVISYVYLIFAIPNTGIIGIYILNFVAIGIVRYVKGVPLGLTIDAQFLLIYLALFFKTFFHKIPWANAKNDLVLLAAIWYGYALVQLVNPEAASRIAWFYAMRSVSLYMLFTVPLIFILFHKKKDLELLFKIWAILSILATIKGIAQKMFGVDAFEQAWLDAGNASTHLLFGKLRVFSFYSDAGQFGAAQGHAGVVFILLALSQKRSRRLKIFYIIAGVLGLYGLMISGTRGAIAVPVMGFALYTVLQKKTKLVLMGAIMGISVLVFFKYTTIAQGNPTVRRMRTAFDPNNPSLQVRLANQRKLKSYLASRPLGGGIGSAGNWGLRFTPHTFLANTATDSWYVMIWAEQGVIGLWLHLFILFYILTKSVYMIMFKLKDEEIKGMLSPLVCGFFGIMAASYGNGVLGQMPTGLLIYSSMGYLFLGTKLEKENLAIKAKEQLELAQCNK